A region of Acidobacteriota bacterium DNA encodes the following proteins:
- a CDS encoding cobalamin-binding protein, which yields MRIVSLACSNTEIVCALGCAHLLVGVDDHSDYPPEVVAELPKVGPDLGIDIDRVAALEPDLVLATLTVDGHEKVVAGLEQAGLPYIAPEPVSLDDVYRDIADIADRLGVRPRGDDLVARMRATLAAVPPVERPPRILLQWWPKPVISPGRLSWMTDVIAAAGGVNPLAEEEVKSRPLSLDEVAALEPDAMVLSWCGVAPDKVRPEVVRREAAWQDLPFLRRDHIYCIPEAVTGRPSPRLIEGFRALRQVVAAVSSGSNS from the coding sequence ATGCGCATCGTCTCCCTGGCCTGCTCGAACACCGAGATCGTTTGCGCCCTGGGCTGCGCTCACCTGCTGGTGGGGGTCGACGATCACTCGGACTACCCGCCGGAGGTGGTCGCGGAGCTGCCCAAAGTCGGTCCCGACCTCGGCATCGACATCGATCGCGTGGCGGCCCTCGAGCCGGACCTGGTGCTGGCGACCCTCACCGTCGACGGCCACGAAAAGGTGGTCGCAGGGCTCGAGCAGGCGGGCTTGCCCTACATCGCTCCGGAGCCGGTGTCTCTCGACGACGTCTACCGCGACATCGCGGATATCGCCGATCGCCTCGGAGTGCGCCCGCGAGGGGACGACCTGGTCGCCCGCATGCGGGCGACGCTGGCGGCGGTGCCGCCGGTCGAGCGGCCGCCGCGCATTCTCCTCCAGTGGTGGCCCAAGCCGGTGATCTCGCCGGGGCGGCTGAGCTGGATGACGGACGTGATCGCCGCCGCCGGTGGAGTCAATCCGCTGGCGGAAGAAGAGGTCAAGAGCCGCCCCCTGAGCCTCGATGAGGTGGCGGCCCTCGAGCCGGACGCGATGGTCCTCTCCTGGTGTGGCGTCGCGCCCGACAAGGTGCGGCCGGAGGTCGTGCGGCGCGAGGCTGCCTGGCAGGACTTGCCGTTTCTGCGCCGGGACCACATCTATTGCATCCCGGAGGCGGTCACCGGTCGCCCCTCTCCTCGTCTGATCGAGGGTTTTCGTGCCTTGCGTCAAGTGGTGGCGGCGGTCTCTTCGGGTTCGAATTCCTAA
- a CDS encoding M23 family metallopeptidase: MERSTKKRPLRRFLWLGGLVALVFCGLAGLRSGAAPKIEIAPELPGIGPRTPVIVTLEEPKRGLVKAAVDLIQGERTHRLLEQAWKPQAAWKPWGAKTVRDELRFEVGGETLADLESGEATLRVIAERAPSWFRRPVPQIAEKVLPVHLAPPAIGLVSDQHNVMQGGSGVVVYRLGASASESGVMAGERWFPGFALPNGDHFALFALPYDLDDSARVRLVAGDALGNRAERRFLDSFTPRPFAEGTIRLDDDFMARVVPEILANTPELRAGDTVLDSYLAINGELRKANRAYLAELADSSAEEFLWRQPFLPMRNAKVMSPFAVRRTYSYDGKAVDEQFHLGFDLASVRRAPIEAANDGVVLASRYLGIYGNVVVLDHGYGLMTLYAHLSSLEVAEGDRVRRGQVVGRSGETGLAGGDHLHFGILIRGLPVNPVEWWDGRWIRDRVASKLGSALTFDGP; encoded by the coding sequence ATGGAACGAAGCACGAAGAAGCGACCGCTACGGCGGTTTCTCTGGCTCGGTGGGCTGGTGGCTCTGGTGTTCTGTGGCCTGGCCGGACTGCGTTCCGGCGCCGCCCCGAAGATCGAGATCGCCCCAGAGCTGCCCGGTATCGGCCCGCGAACGCCGGTGATCGTCACCCTCGAGGAGCCCAAGCGCGGCCTGGTGAAGGCCGCCGTCGACCTGATCCAAGGGGAACGCACTCATCGCCTTTTGGAGCAGGCTTGGAAGCCGCAGGCGGCCTGGAAACCGTGGGGCGCGAAGACGGTGCGCGACGAGCTGCGCTTCGAGGTCGGGGGCGAAACCCTGGCCGACCTCGAGTCCGGCGAGGCCACTCTGCGGGTGATCGCCGAGCGCGCCCCGAGCTGGTTCCGGCGGCCGGTGCCGCAGATCGCCGAGAAGGTACTGCCGGTGCACCTGGCGCCGCCCGCCATCGGCTTGGTTTCGGACCAGCACAACGTCATGCAGGGGGGCAGCGGGGTGGTGGTCTATCGCCTCGGCGCGAGCGCCAGCGAGAGCGGCGTGATGGCCGGCGAGCGCTGGTTTCCGGGCTTCGCTCTGCCCAATGGCGACCACTTCGCGCTCTTCGCCCTGCCCTATGACCTCGACGACTCGGCGCGAGTTCGCCTGGTGGCCGGCGACGCCCTGGGCAATCGCGCCGAGCGCCGCTTCCTCGACAGCTTCACGCCGCGACCCTTCGCCGAAGGCACGATTCGCCTCGACGACGACTTCATGGCGCGGGTGGTGCCGGAGATCCTCGCCAACACCCCCGAGCTGCGGGCCGGGGACACGGTTCTCGACAGCTACCTGGCGATCAACGGCGAGCTGCGCAAGGCCAATCGGGCCTACCTGGCGGAGCTCGCCGACTCCAGCGCCGAGGAGTTCCTCTGGCGGCAACCCTTCCTGCCGATGCGCAACGCCAAGGTGATGTCACCCTTCGCGGTGCGGCGCACCTACTCTTACGACGGCAAGGCGGTGGACGAGCAGTTCCACCTCGGCTTCGACCTCGCCTCGGTGCGCCGGGCGCCGATCGAAGCGGCCAACGACGGCGTCGTGTTGGCGTCTCGCTACCTCGGCATCTACGGCAACGTGGTGGTGCTCGATCACGGCTACGGTCTGATGACCCTATATGCCCACCTGTCGTCCCTGGAAGTCGCCGAGGGCGATCGGGTACGACGCGGTCAGGTGGTCGGGCGCAGCGGCGAGACCGGCCTCGCCGGCGGCGATCATCTGCACTTCGGCATCCTGATTCGAGGCCTGCCGGTCAACCCGGTCGAGTGGTGGGACGGCCGCTGGATCCGCGATCGGGTGGCGTCCAAGCTGGGTTCGGCCCTGACCTTCGATGGCCCCTGA
- a CDS encoding WG repeat-containing protein, whose translation MARFFSIAFLVFLALNLACAAPPPAEPPSDLLFPVRVNGSVGLIDALGRMVVEPRFEVAGTMHEGLIAAAEGGVWGFLDRSGNWAIAPTLGDVDRFQEGRAAFVSGGSQRIEHRDGQVMDLTGVSTRARRGGYIDTGGEVAIDPAFEGVTAFSEGLAAVKAGGRWGFVDPDGQFVIEPTYAEAGPFHDRRAAVKRQDGVAGFVDPEGRFMGDFTQVYRFGEGLAAARVEDGTWGFVDAEGEWVLEPGYYWAGHFSEGLGAVRIGANWGYVDRQGTVIIEPQFEHVTAFSEGLAAVKVRGKEWGYVNMSGEMVVEPVYQRAEPFVGGLGAVKEGASLWGYVGLDGSVVWEPSS comes from the coding sequence ATGGCCCGATTCTTCTCGATCGCGTTTCTCGTCTTTCTGGCGCTCAATCTGGCGTGCGCCGCGCCACCGCCGGCGGAGCCGCCTTCGGACCTGCTCTTCCCGGTGCGGGTGAATGGATCCGTCGGCCTGATCGATGCCCTCGGCCGGATGGTGGTCGAGCCTCGCTTCGAGGTCGCGGGCACCATGCACGAGGGCTTGATCGCGGCCGCCGAGGGTGGCGTTTGGGGCTTTCTCGACCGCTCCGGCAACTGGGCTATCGCCCCGACCCTGGGGGACGTCGATCGCTTCCAGGAGGGGCGCGCGGCTTTCGTCTCCGGCGGCTCGCAGCGCATCGAGCATCGCGACGGGCAGGTCATGGACCTCACCGGCGTCTCCACCCGGGCGCGGCGCGGTGGTTACATCGATACCGGCGGTGAGGTGGCGATCGATCCCGCCTTCGAGGGCGTGACAGCCTTCTCCGAGGGGCTGGCGGCGGTCAAGGCCGGCGGACGGTGGGGCTTCGTCGATCCGGACGGCCAGTTCGTCATCGAGCCGACCTATGCCGAGGCGGGGCCGTTCCACGATCGTCGGGCGGCGGTCAAGCGGCAGGACGGCGTTGCCGGCTTCGTCGATCCCGAGGGGCGATTCATGGGCGACTTCACGCAGGTCTACCGCTTCGGAGAAGGGCTGGCGGCGGCGCGCGTCGAGGACGGCACCTGGGGCTTCGTCGATGCCGAGGGGGAGTGGGTTCTGGAGCCCGGTTACTACTGGGCCGGGCACTTCTCGGAGGGCCTCGGGGCGGTCCGCATCGGCGCCAATTGGGGCTATGTCGACCGCCAGGGCACGGTGATCATCGAGCCCCAGTTCGAGCACGTCACCGCCTTCTCCGAAGGTCTGGCGGCGGTCAAGGTGCGAGGCAAGGAATGGGGCTATGTCAATATGTCTGGCGAGATGGTGGTCGAGCCCGTCTACCAGCGCGCCGAGCCCTTCGTCGGCGGCTTGGGGGCGGTCAAGGAAGGGGCCAGTCTATGGGGCTACGTCGGACTCGATGGCTCGGTGGTTTGGGAGCCGTCGAGCTGA
- a CDS encoding RNA polymerase sigma factor, with the protein MSDQELLQRGYRYALSLCGEAAEAEDLVQQAWLRIYQRYGKGRRLAALFPTLRRLFIDRYRRDRVVEFVPLEEVAEEPETLAVPVLARVDLERHLAALRMAEREALFLQVVEGWTAAEIAALTEQSRGTVLSLLFRARRKLAAALEAPARGEAR; encoded by the coding sequence ATGAGCGACCAGGAGCTGCTCCAGCGGGGATACCGCTACGCCCTCTCCCTGTGCGGAGAGGCGGCCGAGGCCGAGGACCTCGTGCAGCAGGCCTGGCTGCGCATCTACCAACGCTACGGCAAGGGTCGCCGGCTGGCGGCCCTGTTCCCGACCCTGCGGCGCCTGTTCATCGATCGCTACCGGCGCGATCGGGTGGTCGAGTTCGTTCCCCTCGAAGAGGTGGCGGAGGAGCCCGAGACCCTCGCGGTGCCGGTGCTGGCGCGGGTCGATCTCGAGCGTCACCTCGCCGCCCTGCGCATGGCCGAGCGGGAAGCGCTCTTCCTGCAGGTGGTGGAAGGCTGGACAGCGGCCGAGATCGCAGCCTTGACGGAGCAGAGCCGAGGCACTGTCCTGAGCTTGTTGTTTCGCGCCCGCCGCAAGCTGGCCGCGGCCCTCGAGGCGCCGGCCCGGGGAGAGGCGCGATGA
- a CDS encoding thioredoxin domain-containing protein has protein sequence MARSILLSLVLLVVALPLAAADGPAEPEIVAVKFHADWCGSCKKMGSLFEDLTNKYDGKSVLFVTLDLTNGTTRAQAEYLAAALGFGEAFAAHPGTGFVLLLDGETRKPLVKLTADQNIKQMGAELLRQLESS, from the coding sequence ATGGCTCGATCGATCCTTCTTTCTCTCGTGTTGCTCGTGGTCGCACTTCCTTTGGCGGCGGCCGATGGTCCGGCGGAGCCGGAGATCGTCGCCGTCAAGTTCCACGCCGACTGGTGCGGTAGCTGCAAGAAGATGGGCAGCCTGTTCGAGGACCTGACCAACAAGTACGACGGCAAGTCGGTGCTCTTCGTCACCCTCGACCTGACCAACGGCACCACTCGCGCCCAGGCCGAGTACCTGGCGGCGGCCCTCGGCTTCGGAGAGGCCTTCGCGGCTCATCCCGGCACCGGCTTCGTGCTCCTGCTCGACGGCGAGACCCGCAAGCCGCTGGTCAAGCTGACCGCCGATCAGAACATCAAGCAGATGGGCGCCGAGCTGCTGCGCCAGCTCGAGAGCAGCTAG
- a CDS encoding RidA family protein — protein sequence MSQRRFIADGPGLPAWSNPISHAVVVNGLCFISGQLSVDAAGQYVPGTIREEAERAFGNLFAAARAAGFSKEEIVFVDLAFADLSELEPVNQLYCELFPAGRRPARTIYEAARLPFDGKIKVTATAAR from the coding sequence ATGAGCCAACGCCGATTCATCGCCGACGGCCCCGGCCTGCCCGCCTGGAGCAACCCGATCAGCCACGCCGTGGTGGTCAACGGCCTGTGCTTCATCAGTGGCCAGCTCTCCGTCGATGCGGCCGGTCAATACGTTCCGGGCACGATCCGCGAAGAGGCCGAGCGCGCCTTCGGCAACCTCTTCGCCGCCGCCCGCGCCGCCGGATTTTCGAAGGAAGAGATCGTCTTCGTCGACCTGGCCTTCGCCGACCTCTCCGAGCTCGAGCCCGTCAACCAGCTCTATTGCGAGCTCTTCCCGGCCGGCCGGCGCCCCGCCCGCACCATCTACGAGGCCGCCCGCCTACCCTTCGACGGCAAGATCAAGGTCACCGCCACAGCCGCCCGCTAG
- a CDS encoding division/cell wall cluster transcriptional repressor MraZ — MFRGSAPAKIDVKGRLKLPTAFRRVIEERFGADLFVTSIQGDCAFLYPLAVWEEIENKLQALPSTHRAKARYLERVNYFGQQGRLDAQGRIVLPPILRDSAEMSGEVVVSAQIDHLVVWNRERFERRLLEEPMTEEDFGELSELGI; from the coding sequence ATGTTCCGAGGTAGTGCTCCAGCGAAGATCGACGTCAAGGGCCGGCTCAAGCTGCCGACGGCCTTTCGGCGGGTGATCGAAGAGCGTTTCGGCGCCGATCTCTTCGTGACGTCGATTCAGGGGGATTGCGCTTTCCTCTATCCCCTGGCGGTGTGGGAAGAAATCGAAAACAAGCTGCAGGCACTGCCCTCGACGCACCGCGCCAAGGCGAGGTACTTGGAGCGGGTCAATTACTTCGGCCAACAGGGCCGACTCGATGCCCAGGGTCGCATCGTGCTGCCGCCCATCCTGCGCGATAGCGCCGAGATGAGCGGCGAAGTGGTGGTTAGTGCGCAGATCGATCATTTGGTGGTTTGGAATCGCGAGCGCTTCGAGCGCCGTCTGCTGGAGGAGCCGATGACCGAGGAGGACTTTGGTGAATTGAGCGAGCTGGGGATTTAG
- the rsmH gene encoding 16S rRNA (cytosine(1402)-N(4))-methyltransferase RsmH produces the protein MDDQHVPVLLEESLSFLAAERGGLFVDCTLGLGGHAEALLARFPEARLLGIDRDEEALDLAARRLAPYGERVRFVAGNFHDFGELVGAAERPAGVLADLGVSSLQLDRGERGFSFRREGPLDMRMGGSEMTAADIVNRASEADMVRIFKEYGEERQAKRVARAIVEARRGKPFRTTTELAEVIREAKRREGRIDAATQVFQALRIEVNRELEGLRDFIDEAVRLLDQDGRLVVISYHSLEDRIVKNGLRDHSRGEVDQVTGRPLAETRLIETLTKKPIRPSGEEVSLNPRSRSARLRAARRI, from the coding sequence TTGGATGATCAGCATGTGCCGGTGTTGCTGGAGGAAAGCTTGTCGTTCCTGGCCGCGGAGCGAGGAGGCCTTTTCGTCGACTGCACTTTGGGCCTCGGTGGGCATGCCGAGGCCCTTTTGGCGCGCTTTCCGGAAGCTCGCCTCCTCGGTATCGACCGGGACGAGGAGGCGCTCGATCTGGCAGCCCGGCGACTGGCTCCTTACGGCGAACGGGTGCGGTTCGTCGCGGGGAACTTTCATGATTTCGGCGAGCTGGTGGGCGCTGCCGAGCGACCCGCCGGAGTGCTCGCCGATCTTGGCGTTTCGTCGCTGCAGCTCGATCGCGGCGAGCGCGGTTTCAGCTTTCGGCGGGAAGGTCCGCTCGATATGCGCATGGGAGGTAGCGAAATGACCGCTGCGGACATCGTCAACCGGGCTTCGGAGGCGGACATGGTTCGAATCTTCAAGGAGTACGGCGAAGAGCGGCAGGCCAAGCGGGTGGCGCGGGCGATCGTCGAGGCGCGCCGTGGCAAGCCTTTTCGCACCACCACCGAGCTTGCCGAGGTGATTCGCGAGGCCAAGCGCCGGGAAGGCCGCATCGATGCCGCGACGCAGGTTTTCCAGGCCTTGCGGATCGAGGTCAACCGCGAGCTCGAAGGACTGCGCGACTTCATCGACGAGGCGGTGCGGTTGCTCGATCAGGACGGGCGCCTGGTGGTGATCTCGTACCACAGCCTCGAAGATCGCATCGTCAAGAACGGGCTGCGCGACCACAGCCGCGGCGAGGTCGATCAGGTCACCGGGCGCCCCCTCGCCGAGACCCGCTTGATCGAGACCTTGACCAAGAAGCCGATTCGTCCGAGCGGCGAAGAGGTTTCGCTCAATCCCCGCTCGCGCTCGGCGCGGCTGCGAGCGGCACGGAGGATCTGA
- a CDS encoding penicillin-binding protein 2 translates to MKGRLRFLVVGVVLWCVALTARLVALQVVQHDQYGEKARRQQQRVVETAPARGAILDARGRSLAVSVPVHSAWADPAKISDQDRPQVARSIAAVLELDPAKVAAKLAEDREFVYLARKLDPPRVAELRQLDLPGVGFQEESKRYYPNRRLAASVLGYVGTDNQGLAGLELEYESSVTGEVGHRTVLRDARRQAAVSPNLDGSAARPGNDLVLTLDASIQHHVERELGKAIARFKARAGQAVVLDPSTGAVLALVSLPAFDPNHFGEATAEERRNNAIETAYEPGSTFKMVTAAAALSANLIDPGDVLDCEMGGINFGRTRIKDHKPFGELTFREVIAKSSNVGAIKTGLRVGEEGLHEAVRAFGFGRKTGIDLPGESSGIVHPLERWWNLSEAYVSFGHEISITPLQLASAFAAIANGGVLYRPYIVAEGRSPAGVSHRAETEIIGRPVSSGIAREVERLLEGVVLEGGTGKAAAIPGYTVAGKTGTAQKVSPNGQYLPGRYVASFAGFAPARRPAVVAVVVVDEPQPPWYHGGDVAAPVFSAMIEPILLYLGVPPERPRPQRWPGETPEVAAQGVAEGAGGQPS, encoded by the coding sequence GTGAAGGGTCGCCTGCGCTTTCTGGTGGTGGGGGTGGTGCTGTGGTGCGTCGCCTTGACCGCTCGGCTGGTGGCGCTGCAGGTGGTGCAGCACGACCAATATGGCGAGAAGGCGCGTCGGCAGCAGCAGCGGGTGGTCGAGACGGCGCCGGCCCGCGGCGCCATTCTCGACGCCCGGGGGCGCTCCTTGGCGGTCTCCGTTCCGGTGCACTCGGCGTGGGCCGATCCGGCCAAGATCTCGGATCAGGATCGCCCGCAGGTGGCGCGCTCGATCGCCGCGGTGCTCGAGCTCGACCCCGCCAAGGTGGCGGCCAAGCTCGCCGAAGACCGGGAGTTCGTCTATTTGGCACGCAAGCTCGACCCGCCGCGGGTGGCGGAGCTTCGCCAGCTCGACCTGCCCGGCGTCGGCTTCCAGGAAGAGAGCAAGCGCTATTACCCCAACCGGCGTCTGGCGGCGTCGGTTCTGGGGTATGTCGGCACCGACAATCAGGGGCTCGCCGGCCTCGAGCTCGAGTACGAGAGCTCGGTGACCGGTGAGGTCGGCCATCGCACGGTGCTGCGCGATGCCCGGCGGCAGGCGGCGGTGTCGCCGAATCTCGACGGCTCGGCGGCTCGGCCGGGCAACGATCTCGTGCTCACCCTCGACGCTTCGATCCAGCATCACGTCGAGCGCGAGCTCGGCAAGGCCATCGCGCGCTTCAAGGCTCGCGCCGGCCAGGCGGTGGTGCTCGATCCCTCGACCGGTGCCGTGCTGGCGCTGGTTTCGCTGCCCGCCTTCGACCCCAACCACTTCGGCGAGGCCACTGCCGAGGAGCGCCGCAACAACGCCATAGAGACCGCCTACGAGCCGGGATCGACCTTCAAGATGGTTACCGCCGCCGCCGCCCTGTCGGCCAACCTGATCGACCCCGGTGACGTCCTCGATTGCGAGATGGGTGGCATCAACTTCGGCCGCACGCGCATCAAGGACCACAAGCCCTTCGGTGAGCTCACCTTCCGTGAGGTGATCGCGAAGTCGAGCAACGTGGGGGCGATCAAGACCGGCTTGCGGGTCGGGGAGGAAGGCCTCCACGAGGCGGTGCGAGCCTTTGGCTTCGGTCGCAAGACGGGGATCGATCTGCCCGGCGAGAGCTCCGGCATCGTCCATCCCCTGGAGCGTTGGTGGAATCTCAGCGAGGCCTATGTCTCCTTCGGCCACGAGATCTCGATCACGCCGCTGCAGCTCGCCTCGGCCTTCGCCGCGATCGCCAACGGCGGCGTTCTCTACCGTCCGTACATCGTGGCCGAGGGCCGCTCGCCGGCGGGGGTGTCGCATCGCGCCGAGACCGAGATCATCGGTCGGCCGGTGTCTTCGGGCATTGCCCGCGAGGTCGAGCGCTTGCTCGAAGGCGTCGTTCTCGAGGGCGGCACCGGCAAGGCCGCGGCCATCCCTGGCTACACGGTGGCCGGCAAGACCGGCACCGCCCAGAAGGTGTCGCCCAACGGCCAGTATCTGCCGGGGCGCTACGTGGCGAGCTTCGCCGGATTCGCTCCGGCGCGCCGGCCGGCGGTGGTGGCGGTGGTGGTGGTCGACGAGCCGCAGCCGCCTTGGTACCACGGCGGTGACGTGGCGGCGCCGGTGTTCTCGGCCATGATCGAGCCGATCTTGCTCTACCTCGGGGTGCCGCCGGAGCGCCCGCGGCCGCAGCGCTGGCCCGGCGAGACTCCGGAGGTGGCGGCGCAGGGGGTGGCCGAAGGCGCGGGAGGACAGCCGTCGTGA
- a CDS encoding UDP-N-acetylmuramoyl-L-alanyl-D-glutamate--2,6-diaminopimelate ligase, translating into MKLRELFADQPVVGRDQAADTEVTGVSHDSRRVAPGDLFVAWQGERFDGAEFAPQAIAAGARAVLAATASARPAGTEAVPWLTADDPHRLLAPLADRLWNWPGRELRVAGVTGTNGKSTVVALLQSILTRAGWPCGIFGTLGYGFGEWVESAARTTPEGSDLFRLLRRMADSGAAAVAMEMSSHALALGRLGELALDLAVFTNLTRDHLDLHGDLESYFQAKAAIFDRLRDGGVGVVNVDDSFGRRMVEERPGLRTYSAQGAAADVAVVDAHLDLTGTRATLRTPRGDLAFRSPLLGRFNLANLVAAAAGAEALGVAHEVIADGLAEVAPITGRMERVSAPDDLPVFVDYAHTEEALRAALSSLAEITGRSLIVVFGCGGDRDRGKRHTMGRIAGELAELPIVTSDNPRGEDPHDILAEVEKGLAESGNRSYRVVPDRREAIRRAIAVARDDQAVLIAGKGHEQVQTIGDREIRFSDHEEARRALEGRCGEAVRG; encoded by the coding sequence GTGAAGCTTCGCGAGCTGTTCGCCGACCAGCCCGTCGTCGGCCGCGACCAGGCCGCCGACACCGAGGTGACGGGGGTCAGTCACGACTCCCGGCGGGTGGCGCCGGGGGACCTCTTCGTCGCCTGGCAGGGGGAGCGCTTCGACGGTGCCGAGTTCGCGCCCCAGGCGATCGCTGCCGGCGCTCGCGCCGTGCTCGCCGCCACCGCCAGCGCCCGGCCCGCCGGCACCGAGGCCGTGCCCTGGCTGACGGCGGATGATCCCCATCGCCTGCTGGCGCCGCTGGCGGACCGCCTGTGGAATTGGCCTGGGCGTGAGCTGCGGGTCGCCGGCGTCACCGGCACCAACGGCAAGTCGACGGTGGTCGCCCTGCTGCAGTCGATCCTGACCCGAGCCGGCTGGCCGTGCGGCATCTTCGGCACCCTCGGCTACGGCTTCGGCGAATGGGTCGAGAGCGCTGCCCGCACCACGCCGGAAGGGTCCGACCTCTTCCGCCTGCTGCGCCGCATGGCCGATTCTGGCGCCGCCGCGGTGGCGATGGAGATGTCGTCCCACGCCCTCGCCCTGGGGCGCCTGGGAGAGCTCGCCCTCGACCTCGCCGTGTTCACCAACCTGACCCGCGACCATCTCGACCTCCACGGCGATCTCGAGAGCTACTTCCAGGCCAAGGCCGCGATCTTCGATCGCTTGCGCGATGGCGGTGTCGGGGTGGTCAATGTCGACGATTCCTTCGGCCGGCGGATGGTCGAGGAGCGTCCCGGCCTGCGCACCTACTCGGCCCAGGGGGCGGCGGCGGATGTCGCCGTGGTCGATGCCCATCTCGACCTCACCGGCACCCGCGCCACCCTGCGGACGCCGCGCGGCGATCTGGCCTTTCGCTCGCCCCTCCTCGGGCGCTTCAACCTCGCCAACCTGGTGGCCGCCGCCGCCGGTGCCGAAGCCCTCGGCGTGGCCCACGAGGTGATCGCCGACGGCCTCGCCGAGGTGGCGCCGATCACCGGCCGCATGGAGCGCGTTTCGGCGCCGGACGATCTGCCGGTGTTCGTCGACTACGCCCACACCGAAGAGGCTTTGCGCGCCGCCCTCAGCTCGCTGGCGGAGATCACCGGCCGCTCGTTGATCGTGGTCTTCGGCTGCGGCGGCGATCGTGACCGCGGCAAGCGCCACACCATGGGACGCATCGCCGGCGAGCTCGCCGAGCTCCCGATCGTGACCTCCGACAACCCACGCGGCGAGGATCCCCACGACATCCTGGCGGAGGTCGAGAAGGGACTGGCCGAGAGTGGCAATCGGTCCTACCGAGTGGTGCCCGACCGGCGCGAGGCGATTCGCCGGGCGATCGCCGTGGCGCGCGACGATCAGGCGGTGTTGATCGCCGGCAAGGGCCACGAGCAGGTGCAGACGATCGGCGACCGCGAGATTCGCTTCAGTGACCACGAAGAGGCCCGACGGGCTCTCGAAGGGAGGTGCGGTGAGGCGGTCCGTGGCTGA